Proteins from a genomic interval of Planktothrix sp. FACHB-1365:
- a CDS encoding patatin-like phospholipase family protein: MKPKIAIACQGGGSQTAFTAGVFKALFENKIQDYFNIVSLSGTSGGAICAFLIWYALKKGDDIIWKRLIDFWEDNTAQTAQEKFFNDSAIKTLEWVSKGKIPQYNLSPYSPIVKAWFSFATQGLRSRFTDFEELLGAHIDFSELATWGMQPEPPILLIGACNILTGRLHKFNSYREAIKLEHILASACIPNLFPAVSIEEMAYWDGLFSDNPPIDSLIKSNFVGIANLPQEIWVIKINPTTRDKIPTEADDIADRRNELEGNLSLFQSLGEIENLNNLFLRGAFNEEFLAKIDVKEPMKIPKSFPDDPDQDYHIPMIEMSEDLAKLLNYESKLDRSPEMINRLIQDGEKQGKKFIETRLKQMGLNNESS, from the coding sequence ATGAAGCCTAAAATTGCGATCGCTTGTCAGGGAGGAGGAAGCCAAACCGCTTTCACGGCGGGTGTCTTTAAAGCCCTATTTGAAAACAAGATTCAGGATTATTTTAATATTGTCAGCTTAAGTGGAACTTCTGGAGGCGCGATCTGTGCATTTCTGATTTGGTACGCCCTGAAAAAAGGGGATGATATTATTTGGAAACGACTGATCGACTTTTGGGAAGATAATACAGCCCAAACCGCTCAAGAAAAGTTTTTCAACGATTCTGCAATTAAAACTCTGGAATGGGTCAGCAAAGGGAAAATTCCTCAGTACAATTTAAGTCCTTATTCACCGATTGTTAAAGCTTGGTTTTCCTTTGCGACCCAAGGTTTACGCAGTCGATTTACTGATTTTGAAGAATTACTAGGAGCCCATATTGATTTCTCAGAATTAGCAACTTGGGGTATGCAACCCGAACCCCCAATTTTACTGATCGGCGCTTGTAATATCCTCACAGGGAGATTACATAAATTCAACTCCTATCGCGAAGCTATTAAACTCGAACATATCTTGGCTTCTGCTTGCATACCCAACCTTTTTCCTGCTGTTTCCATTGAAGAAATGGCGTATTGGGACGGACTTTTTTCCGATAATCCACCGATTGATTCTTTGATTAAAAGCAATTTTGTGGGAATTGCTAATCTTCCCCAGGAAATTTGGGTGATTAAAATCAATCCCACAACGAGGGATAAGATTCCCACAGAAGCCGATGATATTGCTGATCGTCGTAATGAATTAGAGGGAAACCTGTCTTTATTTCAAAGCCTTGGTGAAATCGAAAATCTCAATAATCTCTTTTTAAGGGGGGCATTTAATGAGGAATTTCTAGCAAAAATAGATGTTAAAGAACCGATGAAAATTCCTAAATCTTTTCCTGATGATCCTGACCAAGATTACCATATTCCGATGATTGAAATGTCGGAAGATTTAGCCAAACTATTGAATTACGAAAGTAAATTAGATCGCTCTCCAGAAATGATTAATCGCTTGATTCAAGATGGGGAAAAACAAGGGAAAAAGTTTATTGAAACTCGATTAAAACAGATGGGTTTGAATAATGAATCCAGTTAA
- a CDS encoding NB-ARC domain-containing protein, with protein MDVQTILKWADELMFIKTGTHLNSLQQAVLTGVWHNQKYGEIAERYHCSEANVKRVASNLWETISEELGEKVNKSNFRATMERYNISNSQVGNLVVQSQFFGSSITVCGENGHSQETPKNRSPSPVNSDNNQPEKYHDITEVSECEIFCNRTQELNILKQWILMENSRIITIFGLSGIGKTALATQLVEQIKDDFDRVIWRSHSQFSSLKSLKTNLIEFISQQQETQQLSVIDFLRSHRCLIILDDFQETLTSGELVGSYFPEYKNYGKLLKQIGRSPHNSCLLLLSWEKPIEIATLEAENCHCRSLELQGLGESGEQLLKARGLNDQDQWLELINLYGGNPSWLNIIALTILDLFNGNVAQFLSYSTLFLGDLETILQEHYQRLSESEKLVMVWLANQETAADICSKPAEFLSDSEFLKAVQSLRKRGLIEKAIDKEAFGFTLQPVIKEYVKKRSQG; from the coding sequence ATGGATGTTCAAACAATCCTGAAGTGGGCCGATGAGTTGATGTTTATCAAAACAGGAACACACTTAAATAGTCTACAACAAGCTGTGTTAACAGGGGTTTGGCATAATCAAAAATATGGAGAAATTGCTGAACGCTATCACTGTAGTGAAGCGAATGTCAAGAGAGTTGCAAGCAATTTATGGGAAACAATATCAGAAGAATTAGGCGAAAAAGTTAATAAATCAAACTTCCGCGCCACGATGGAACGGTATAATATTTCTAATTCCCAAGTGGGTAATCTTGTTGTCCAGAGTCAATTTTTTGGAAGTAGCATCACAGTCTGTGGAGAAAATGGGCATTCTCAAGAAACCCCAAAAAACCGATCACCTTCCCCCGTTAACTCAGACAACAATCAACCCGAAAAATACCACGATATAACCGAAGTCTCAGAATGCGAAATATTTTGCAACCGCACCCAAGAATTAAATATCTTAAAACAATGGATACTGATGGAAAATAGTCGTATTATCACTATTTTTGGATTATCTGGTATTGGTAAAACAGCCCTCGCTACTCAACTGGTTGAACAAATAAAAGACGACTTTGATCGGGTGATTTGGCGAAGTCATAGTCAATTTTCTAGTCTAAAATCCCTAAAAACTAACTTAATTGAGTTTATTTCTCAACAGCAAGAAACTCAACAATTATCAGTTATTGACTTTTTGCGATCACATCGCTGTTTGATTATCCTTGATGATTTTCAAGAAACATTAACCAGTGGGGAATTAGTCGGTAGTTATTTCCCAGAATACAAAAATTATGGTAAATTATTAAAGCAAATTGGGCGATCGCCACATAACAGTTGCTTGCTACTCCTGAGTTGGGAAAAACCCATAGAAATTGCTACCTTAGAAGCTGAAAACTGCCATTGTCGAAGTTTAGAACTTCAAGGTTTAGGAGAGTCAGGAGAACAACTCTTAAAGGCGAGAGGATTAAATGATCAAGATCAATGGTTAGAACTGATTAACCTTTATGGCGGAAACCCTTCATGGTTAAACATTATTGCTTTAACGATACTCGATTTATTTAATGGTAACGTTGCTCAATTTTTATCTTATTCTACTCTGTTTTTAGGAGACTTAGAAACAATATTACAGGAACATTATCAAAGATTATCAGAGTCAGAAAAATTGGTCATGGTATGGTTAGCTAACCAAGAGACAGCAGCAGATATTTGCAGTAAACCCGCAGAATTTTTGTCGGACTCAGAATTTTTGAAAGCCGTACAGTCTTTGAGGAAACGCGGTTTAATTGAAAAAGCTATAGATAAGGAAGCATTCGGCTTCACCCTTCAACCTGTGATTAAAGAATATGTGAAAAAGCGGTCTCAAGGTTGA